In a genomic window of Gammaproteobacteria bacterium:
- a CDS encoding helix-turn-helix transcriptional regulator, producing the protein MAKHMVKARRDIAATLYADEPETLSALRLAAGLSQAQLAARADTTQPYIARIERGQTDPGTDIIARIAQALGADEAHTFRAIRNQLASRGQQA; encoded by the coding sequence ATGGCTAAGCATATGGTGAAGGCTCGGCGTGATATTGCTGCTACGTTATACGCGGACGAGCCCGAGACACTTAGCGCCTTGCGTCTAGCGGCTGGGCTATCACAAGCTCAACTGGCGGCTCGTGCTGACACGACTCAACCCTACATTGCTCGGATTGAACGTGGGCAGACAGACCCTGGCACTGACATTATTGCGCGCATCGCGCAAGCCTTAGGGGCGGACGAAGCGCACACCTTCCGTGCGATTCGAAACCAACTTGCCTCTCGTGGGCAACAGGCATGA